Proteins from a single region of Primulina tabacum isolate GXHZ01 chromosome 5, ASM2559414v2, whole genome shotgun sequence:
- the LOC142545483 gene encoding transcription factor bHLH48-like isoform X1 — MERQVEETQLQFRSGIRGSNSQQLGFGFLQAHDVISTKTPQETGGRSFTALLELPPPQAVELLVNEDFQAKTPPHIFHCNTALINRASKFSVFATAGSSPEGNYVVSGSCSMMPDVVKQEPPDFDSHLNSSMPAASNHSPKSLKRKEKVKEKKVNELDIKSKKVAPNDISVGSGDKLPYIYVRARRGQATDSHSLAERARREKIDARMKQLQELVPGCNKISGTAMVLDEIINHVQALQRQVEFLSMRLAAVNPRSDINHYAFLAEESEPAVDNNYQSMFTASMWPEGQISGSRQQYQQLWHFEGLQQPIWGRVEDKSKFITTENSLLSFDFSSNSGDSWILVWIVA, encoded by the exons ATGGAACGGCAAGTAGAAGAAACTCAGCTGCAATTTAGATCCGGAATACGCGGGTCAAATTCCCAACAATTGGGCTTCGGTTTCTTGCAAGCCCACGACGTAATATCCACTAAAACTCCACAGGAGACCGGCGGGAGATCTTTCACGGCGCTTCTCGAACTTCCGCCGCCACAGGCGGTGGAACTCTTAGTGAACGAAGATTTTCAGGCAAAAACTCCGCCTCACATTTTTCATTGCAATACTGCCCTCATCAACCGAGCTTCTAAGTTTTCAGTTTTCGCTACGGCCGGCAGTTCGCCGGAGGGTAACTACGTGGTGTCAGGTTCTTGCTCTATGATGCCAGATGTGGTGAAGCAagagccaccggactttgattCGCACCTTAATTCATCTATGCCTGCAGCTTCAAATCATAGTCCCAAGAGCCTGAAGCGGAAGGAGAAGGTGAAGGAGAAAAAG GTTAACGAACTGGACATAAAGAGCAAAAAAGTGGCGCCGAATGATATTTCTGTAGGCAGTGGAGACAAGCTGCCGTACATCTATGTTCGAGCACGCCGTGGCCAAGCCACAGATAGCCATAGCTTAGCTGAAAGG GCGAGGAGAGAGAAGATTGACGCTAGAATGAAACAATTACAGGAGCTGGTCCCTGGATGCAACAAG ATTTCAGGGACTGCAATGGTATTGGATGAGATAATAAACCACGTGCAAGCACTTCAACGGCAAGTGGAG TTTTTATCTATGAGACTTGCTGCCGTTAACCCGAGAAGTGATATCAATCACTATGCCTTCTTGGCTGAAGAA AGTGAACCAGCAGTTGATAATAATTACCAAAGCATGTTTACTGCATCCATGTGGCCCGAAGGCCAAATCAGTGGGAGCAGACAGCAATATCAGCAGTTGTGGCACTTTGAGGGGCTTCAGCAGCCCATCTGGGGCAGAGTAGAAGACAAATCTAAATTCATTACTACAGAAAATTCGCTTTTAAGTTTCGATTTTTCATCAAATTCAG GGGACTCCTGGATTTTGGTGTGGATTGTAGCTTAA
- the LOC142545483 gene encoding transcription factor bHLH48-like isoform X2, whose amino-acid sequence MERQVEETQLQFRSGIRGSNSQQLGFGFLQAHDVISTKTPQETGGRSFTALLELPPPQAVELLVNEDFQAKTPPHIFHCNTALINRASKFSVFATAGSSPEGNYVVSGSCSMMPDVVKQEPPDFDSHLNSSMPAASNHSPKSLKRKEKVKEKKVNELDIKSKKVAPNDISVGSGDKLPYIYVRARRGQATDSHSLAERARREKIDARMKQLQELVPGCNKISGTAMVLDEIINHVQALQRQVEFLSMRLAAVNPRSDINHYAFLAEESEPAVDNNYQSMFTASMWPEGQISGSRQQYQQLWHFEGLQQPIWGRVEDKSKFITTENSLLSFDFSSNSGTGKLK is encoded by the exons ATGGAACGGCAAGTAGAAGAAACTCAGCTGCAATTTAGATCCGGAATACGCGGGTCAAATTCCCAACAATTGGGCTTCGGTTTCTTGCAAGCCCACGACGTAATATCCACTAAAACTCCACAGGAGACCGGCGGGAGATCTTTCACGGCGCTTCTCGAACTTCCGCCGCCACAGGCGGTGGAACTCTTAGTGAACGAAGATTTTCAGGCAAAAACTCCGCCTCACATTTTTCATTGCAATACTGCCCTCATCAACCGAGCTTCTAAGTTTTCAGTTTTCGCTACGGCCGGCAGTTCGCCGGAGGGTAACTACGTGGTGTCAGGTTCTTGCTCTATGATGCCAGATGTGGTGAAGCAagagccaccggactttgattCGCACCTTAATTCATCTATGCCTGCAGCTTCAAATCATAGTCCCAAGAGCCTGAAGCGGAAGGAGAAGGTGAAGGAGAAAAAG GTTAACGAACTGGACATAAAGAGCAAAAAAGTGGCGCCGAATGATATTTCTGTAGGCAGTGGAGACAAGCTGCCGTACATCTATGTTCGAGCACGCCGTGGCCAAGCCACAGATAGCCATAGCTTAGCTGAAAGG GCGAGGAGAGAGAAGATTGACGCTAGAATGAAACAATTACAGGAGCTGGTCCCTGGATGCAACAAG ATTTCAGGGACTGCAATGGTATTGGATGAGATAATAAACCACGTGCAAGCACTTCAACGGCAAGTGGAG TTTTTATCTATGAGACTTGCTGCCGTTAACCCGAGAAGTGATATCAATCACTATGCCTTCTTGGCTGAAGAA AGTGAACCAGCAGTTGATAATAATTACCAAAGCATGTTTACTGCATCCATGTGGCCCGAAGGCCAAATCAGTGGGAGCAGACAGCAATATCAGCAGTTGTGGCACTTTGAGGGGCTTCAGCAGCCCATCTGGGGCAGAGTAGAAGACAAATCTAAATTCATTACTACAGAAAATTCGCTTTTAAGTTTCGATTTTTCATCAAATTCAG GTACTGGAAAGCTGAAATGA
- the LOC142545173 gene encoding uncharacterized protein LOC142545173 has protein sequence MPSSCQKPEFSFKPFSFCSHEMASFKPYAVAANSLRSRLSPSLRTRSGGGGGQSRWTSPGHEDQPKGYLFNRTPLLPGESRKWEDWELPCYITSFLTVVILGMGLNAKPDLTIETWAHQKALERLEFESSQPVESD, from the coding sequence ATGCCGTCAAGTTGTCAGAAGCCCGAGTTTTCCTTCAAACCCTTCTCATTTTGTTCTCATGAAATGGCGTCTTTCAAGCCATACGCTGTCGCTGCAAACTCTCTTCGATCTCGCCTCAGCCCCTCCCTAAGGACCCGATCCGGCGGTGGAGGAGGACAGAGCCGTTGGACAAGCCCAGGCCACGAGGATCAGCCCAAAGGTTACCTATTTAACCGCACGCCATTGCTACCAGGGGAATCGAGGAAATGGGAGGACTGGGAGCTGCCGTGTTATATCACTAGTTTCCTTACAGTCGTGATACTTGGGATGGGCCTCAACGCCAAGCCGGATCTCACGATCGAGACGTGGGCGCACCAGAAAGCCCTTGAGCGGCTCGAATTCGAGTCGTCCCAGCCCGTGGAATCTGATTGA
- the LOC142545479 gene encoding FT-interacting protein 3-like encodes MQRPPPEDFSLKETNPHLGGGKVTGDKLTSTYDLVEQMQYLYVRVVKAKDLPGKDMTGGCDPYTEVKLGNYKGTTRHFEKKSNPEWNQVFAFSKDRIQASVLEVTVKDKDAVKDDFIGRVLFDLNDVPKRVPPDSPLAPQWYRLEDRKNDKVKGELMLAVWMGTQADEAFPEAWHSDAAAVSGADSIATIRSKVYLSPKLWYLRVNVIEAQDLQPTDKSRFPEVFVKAILGNQALKTRISMNKSINPMWNEDLMFVAAEPFEEPLILSVEDRVAPSKDEVLGRCAIPLQYVDRRLDHKPINTKWFNLEKHILVEGEKKKEVKFASRIHMRICLEGGYHVLDESTHYSSDLRPTAKPLWKSSIGVLELGILNAQGLSPMKNKDGRATTDAYCVAKFGQKWVRTRTILDSFSPKWNEQYTWEVFDPCTVITIGVFDNCHFHDKAGRDSRIGKVRIRLSTLETDRVYTHTYPLLVLHPSGVKKMGEIHLAVRFSCSSLLNMMHMYSQPLLPKMHYIYPLTVGQLDNLRHQATQIVSMRLSRAEPPLRKEVVEYMLDVGSHMWSMRRSKANFFRIMGVLSGLIAVGKWFDQICNWKNPITTVLIHILFLILVMYPELILPTIFLYLFLIGVWYYRWRPRNPPHMDTRLSCADNAHPDELDEEFDTFPTSRPADIVRMRYDRLRSIAGRIQTVVGDLATQGERLQSLLSWRDPRATALFVLFCLIAAIVLYVTPFQVVALLTGFYVLRHPRFRYKLPSVPLNFFRRLPARTDYML; translated from the coding sequence ATGCAGAGGCCTCCACCAGAGGATTTCTCTCTTAAGGAGACCAACCCCCACCTAGGTGGAGGGAAGGTAACCGGAGACAAGCTCACGAGCACCTATGACCTCGTTGAGCAAATGCAATACCTTTACGTCCGTGTTGTTAAGGCAAAAGATCTACCTGGGAAGGACATGACTGGTGGCTGCGATCCTTATACTGAAGTTAAGCTTGGTAACTACAAGGGAACGACCCGTCATTTCGAGAAGAAATCAAACCCCGAATGGAATCAGGTATTTGCTTTCTCCAAGGATCGAATCCAAGCCTCGGTTCTTGAGGTCACTGTAAAAGATAAGGATGCAGTGAAAGACGATTTTATCGGTCGGGTGCTGTTTGACTTGAATGACGTTCCGAAAAGGGTTCCCCCAGATAGTCCTCTTGCCCCACAATGGTATCGGCTGGAGGATAGGAAGAATGATAAGGTGAAAGGGGAGTTGATGTTGGCTGTTTGGATGGGAACTCAAGCGGATGAAGCTTTTCCTGAGGCGTGGCATTCTGATGCCGCAGCGGTGAGTGGTGCAGATAGTATTGCAACTATCAGGTCGAAGGTCTATCTCTCTCCAAAGCTTTGGTATTTGAGGGTAAATGTAATAGAAGCACAGGATTTGCAGCCAACTGATAAAAGTAGGTTTCCAGAAGTTTTTGTGAAGGCCATCTTGGGTAATCAGGCACTAAAGACGAGGATTTCCATGAACAAAAGTATCAATCCTATGTGGAATGAGGATCTGATGTTTGTGGCTGCAGAACCATTTGAGGAGCCATTGATTTTGAGTGTAGAAGACCGAGTTGCTCCAAGCAAAGATGAAGTTCTTGGAAGATGTGCTATTCCTTTGCAGTATGTAGATAGGAGATTGGATCATAAACCAATAAACACAAAGTGGTTTAATCTTGAGAAACATATATTAGTCGAAGgtgaaaagaaaaaagaagtaAAGTTTGCGAGCAGGATTCATATGAGAATTTGCTTGGAAGGTGGTTACCATGTTCTTGATGAGTCGACTCACTACAGCAGTGATCTTAGACCCACAGCAAAACCATTGTGGAAATCAAGCATTGGGGTTCTGGAATTAGGTATTTTGAATGCTCAGGGGCTGTCGCCGATGAAAAACAAAGATGGGCGGGCAACAACGGATGCTTATTGTGTTGCCAAATTCGGACAAAAGTGGGTAAGGACAAGGACAATTCTTGACAGTTTTTCTCCCAAGTGGAACGAACAGTACACGTGGGAAGTGTTTGATCCTTGCACTGTAATAACCATTGGTGTGTTTGACAACTGTCATTTTCATGATAAGGCTGGAAGGGATTCTCGAATAGGAAAGGTCCGGATTCGACTTTCGACTTTAGAAACTGACCGTgtgtacacacacacatatcCTCTTCTTGTTTTGCATCCCAGTGGTGTCAAAAAGATGGGTGAAATTCATTTGGCTGTACGTTTCTCTTGCTCATCCCTGCTAAACATGATGCATATGTACTCACAACCGTTGCTACCCAAAATGCACTACATTTATCCACTGACTGTAGGCCAGCTCGACAACTTGAGGCACCAAGCCACTCAGATAGTCTCCATGAGGCTAAGTCGAGCCGAGCCTCCTTTGAGGAAGGAGGTGGTGGAGTATATGCTTGATGTGGGCTCTCACATGTGGAGTATGAGAAGAAGCAAAGCAAACTTTTTCCGAATTATGGGTGTTTTGAGTGGGTTAATCGCTGTTGGTAAATGGTTTGATCAGATATGCAATTGGAAGAATCCCATTACCACCGTTCTGATTCACATCTTGTTCTTGATCCTCGTTATGTATCCCGAGCTTATATTACCGACTATTTTTCTCTACTTGTTCTTAATTGGAGTATGGTACTATAGATGGAGACCAAGGAATCCACCCCACATGGACACTCGCCTCTCTTGCGCCGACAATGCTCATCCAGATGAATTGGATGAGGAATTTGACACTTTTCCGACTTCACGGCCTGCCGACATTGTACGGATGAGGTATGATCGTCTTCGAAGCATTGCTGGACGGATTCAAACTGTAGTTGGGGACTTGGCGACACAAGGGGAGAGGCTTCAGTCCCTGTTAAGCTGGCGAGATCCCAGAGCTACTGCTTTGTTTGTCCTTTTCTGTTTAATTGCTGCCATAGTTCTCTATGTCACACCTTTCCAGGTCGTGGCTCTTCTGACAGGATTTTATGTGCTAAGACATCCCAGGTTTCGATACAAGCTTCCTTCTGTGCCACTTAACTTCTTTCGAAGGTTGCCAGCTAGAACAGACTATATGTTGTAG
- the LOC142545480 gene encoding OVARIAN TUMOR DOMAIN-containing deubiquitinating enzyme 4-like, whose translation MMICSPISTSTKNVTCLIWSVRRRMSNHAFDVIQAPSTCRCFHSLNMHPKLPYTSMSVSSSDYCLLTGGSKASRRISIACKSENKTTRHSLAFNIVNPKCHQRNWMSVSLSTGFRIMSTKLPVPEKIIASKIKYNIGPVSWQQRQASAGFFIALLVCFSTTTPTHAEAPEGNEKEKKVFTDYSVTGIPGDGRCLFRSIVHGACVLSGKNPPNETLQREMADGLRARVADELVKRREETEWFIEGDFDTYVSSMRKPHEWGGEPELLMASHVLHMPITVYMYDRKSGGLISIAEYGQEYGKDNPIEILYHGSGHYDALHIHGRSGARSRL comes from the exons ATGATGATTTGCTCTCCCATTAGTACGTCCACAAAAAACGTGACCTGCTTAATTTGGAGTGTCCGGAGACGGATGAGCAATCATGCTTTTGATGTTATCCAAGCACCTTCTACTTGTCGCTGTTTCCATAGCTTGAACATGCATCCGAAACTACCTTATACTTCCATGTCTGTGTCTTCTTCAGACTACTGTTTGTTGACTGGTGGGTCTAAAGCATCTAGACGAATAAGTATTGCATGTAAATCCGAAAACAAGACTACTCGCCACTCATTAGCATTTAATATTGTTAATCCTAAATGCCATCAGAGGAATTGGATGAGTGTCAGTCTCTCAACTGGATTCAGAATCATGAGTACGAAGCTTCCGGTGCCTGAGAAAATAATTGCTtccaaaattaaatataatattggaCCTGTTTCTTGGCAACAACGACAAGCATCTGCTGGCTTTTTTATTGCATTATTGGTTTGTTTTTCAACCACCACACCTACACATGCAGAAGCACCTGAGGGAAATGAGAAGGAAAAGAAAGTCTTCACTGACTACTCGGTGACTG GTATACCTGGTGATGGGAGATGCTTGTTTCGCTCTATTGTCCATGGAGCTTGTGTTCTATCAGGAAAGAACCCTCCGAATGAGACCCTTCAGAGGGAGATGGCCGATGGATTAAGGGCTAGG GTGGCTGATGAACTTGTCAAAAGACGGGAAGAGACAGAATG GTTTATAGAAGGCGATTTCGACACTTACGTTTCAAGCATGAGGAAACCTCATGAATGGGGAGGTGAACCGGAACTATTAATGGCTTCTCATGTACTCCA CATGCCTATAACGGTCTACATGTATGACCGAAAATCTGGTGGCCTGATATCCATTGCCGAGTACGGTCAAGAATATGGCAAGGACAATCCTATTGAAATCCTGTATCATGGTTCTGGTCATTATGATGCGCTTCATATACATGGTCGGAGTGGGGCAAGGTCAAGACTTTGA
- the LOC142545481 gene encoding ras-related protein RABA4d-like, producing MSNLYGGDFNQKIDYVFKIVLIGDSAVGKSQLLGRFARNEFSLESKATIGVEFQTKTLVIDNKTVKAQIWDTAGQERYRAVTSAYYRGAVGAMLVYDMTKRQSFDHMARWLEELRGHADKNIVIMLIGNKCDLGTLRAVPSEDAQEFAERENLYFMETSALEATNVESAFMTILTEIYRIMSKKSLALADGMDYGKSASLKGTKIVVPGQEMNPNGRKGGCCRNS from the exons ATGTCAAATTTATATGGTGGAGATTTTAATCAGaagatcgattatgtgtttaaGATTGTTCTGATTGGGGATTCCGCTGTGGGAAAATCCCAATTGTTGGGTCGGTTTGCGAGGAATGAATTCAGTTTGGAATCAAAGGCTACAATTGGGGTTGAATTCCAGACCAAGACCTTAGTTATTGACAACAAGACTGTGAAGGCACAGATTTGGGACACTGCTGGTCAAGAGAG GTACAGAGCAGTAACAAGCGCCTACTACCGAGGTGCTGTTGGTGCAATGCTGGTTTATGACATGACAAAACGCCAGTCGTTTGATCACATGGCACGATGGCTCGAGGAACTGAGAGGCCATGCCGATAAAAATATCGTGATAATGCTCATTGGCAACAAATGTGATCTTGGCACTCTTAGGGCAGTTCCGTCAGAGGATGCTCAAGAGTTTGCTGAAAGAGAGAACTTGTACTTCATGGAGACGTCGGCCCTTGAAGCAACCAATGTTGAAAGCGCGTTCATGACAATTTTGACTGAGATATATCGAATCATGAGCAAGAAATCACTTGCCTTGGCCGACGGAATGGATTATGGAAAATCTGCATCACTGAAGGGTACTAAGATAGTTGTTCCTGGTCAGGAGATGAATCCCAATGGGAGAAAGGGTGGATGCTGCaggaactcttga